The sequence gattttagtttaaaatcaaaattgtaacaaataaaattttaatatttcatttgatttggttttgcaACAATCAATTTTGGttccaattttatttatttatttgggtagAAGTTCGAGCTTTAAATTGACTTCCTTGCAATGAGAGAGTTGTACCTCCATAAACATTTGGTTAGAAAAAAATGGAGATGGATAGGCACACTACCTGTGTGCAATAAGCTAGTGAGGGACACCAATGAGGGCATAGGACAAGTCATCATACCTAAGGGGATAAACGATAATttcaaaaagaggaagagagagatagacacagcaGGTGCTAGTTTGTGAGGGCGGTGTATCCaactttttcccaaaaaaaaaaaacataataaaaaaaaataaaaatgaactaTTAGCAAATAGTTATGATCCACATTAATTCTCGAAACTTTATTTGGATGTTctttaaatgacaaaaaataagatTAACTAGTCTATATAACACAAATGGTCAAAGGCacatatgattttattttttccggTTGACAAATTCAACATGACTATGATTTTTTCTATCCTCTCATCTTTGtcatttcatttcccttcatCTATGTCAAGTTCATGTCAATTTGGAATCAAATCAAACTAAACCTATAGCTACGCAACCTCcaaatatatttatatgaaaagtaatatTATTTTTCTAGGTTACAAGAGATAGGAACTCCGGTACTATGGAACATGATTTTGCTACTTTTCTTTTTAGCCGATTTTGATGTCCACTAAAAATAAATTCTAGTACCATAAGTAGAACCCAAGGTTATTAAATTTGAATCAAACATCAACCTATTCATTTAGGTTCTATTTGTTGGTTGTGAAAATAGTTAAGAAGACGAGCTGAACTCGCGGAATCAACTCATAGAAAGAGGGAAAACATAAATTAGAGTCTAAGACCCACCCTATGGGTTAAAGTTGAACTCCGGTACTATGAAACATGATTTTGctacttttctttttaactGCCTTTAATGTCCATTACAAAAAATGATCTAATACCATAAGTAGAGTCCAAGGTTACTAAACTTGAATCAAACGTCAATCTACTCATTTAGGTTATGTTTGTTGATTTTGAAAACAGTTAAGAGGACGGGTTGAACTTGTGGGGCTAAAGTAGAGCTGAATCATGACCGAAGGTGGTCCAGCCAAGCCCTAAAACGCATTGATCATATATGACCAACTGACTAGCATTGCACTtggaatatgaaaatatttgcttcttcttctcattttcgAGCCTAAGATTTCGACTAATTTTGACAAATTTCGATCTAATTGAACCAAATATTTTCACTAAAAGATGTTAATGTGAAGGGATGATTAAATCATTCAGATCATTTAATAGGCAATAACACTTGTTTATTTCATAACCATTTAGCACGCTATTAAATTTCCTCCTCTTGCTTTGGCTTTGTGTTCTATCTCCTCTTATCACTTTAATGTAAGTGAGAAGTGATTAACAACTTGTTGAGTCAAGCCTAGTCAAGATAACCCCTTTTCAAGTTTTGTTAAAgtgggaaaagaaagagagtaaGACAGATGAATATGGGAAAAGAACAAGTAAACGTAAATGAAGTGTTGTTTCATAAAGAAAGTGATAACTTGAAACCCAAGAATAAATAATGGATGCTTGATAGTGACAAGTAAAAGATGTTTTTCAATGGATTATGGGTTTTAGAATTAGTTTCTCCCTACACCTCTTCTCTTGTATGATTTAAATTCTTTAAATCAAAAGTTTGTACTCAATTAACTTAGAGAAATTTCTTATGACTTAATAGAAATTCACAAATTCTATATAGATTTGGAAAAGTTGACCAGATTCTTGTCTTTTTAGTATATGGAATCTCCTTAAATTCTATTagctaaaagaaaaataaaaacaaaaaaaaaaaaacaaaaaattgattaGTGAGTTAGCCGAGTCAATCTTATTTTTCAAACAGAGTAGCCAACACTTCTAGAAAGCATTCTAATGTTATTTTTGCCAGGAATACTCACCCCTTGAAGAGCTAATTGCACATACAACATGCTACAAAAGAATAAATTGGTAGAATATTGAGTCATTTAATAAAATTGACCTAAGAAAACTCTTTTAAGTCTCAAGTcatcagaaggaaaaaaaatgattgttaCTATCGTTTTCTTTTTGTCAATTCAACAGTCCAATCTTGATATCAGATTAactattcaaaaaaaattgaagtatTAGTCAATACATTCATACATTTATAGATTACGACTTAATAACATGTCCATCAAATATGAGCACCAATTGAACAGCCGTAGGGCAAAAATAAGTGGTTAATTATCCACATAGTTGGAAAACTTAAACTCAAGATTAATTTGGTAAAGCTATAAGTGAGAATTGATTACGCAACTTGTTGAGTCAATCCTAGTCAAGATATCCCTATTAAGTATATTATATATTTGTTAAACATAGATATACACATGAACTAAAAAACTAGGAGATGGCAAAAGTAGCACaataggaaaaaagagaagaaatagagtTTTGCTAGATAAATTAATGAacacttaaaaaaaagaagaagaagcgatGAAGAGAATAATACATCATGGAAATataaaatagtaataataataataataataactcatCTAGAATCTACTGTTGTTGCAGACGGTGAATGGAAGGAATTTaactttactaaaaaaaaaaaagaagaaatttaacAAGATAAGAGGTGATTGTGGGCTTTAAAATAAGTTTCCCCTACACCTTTTTTATgcattatttattaaaaatgaaacaTTCATCAATTTGTTAAAGATTCGGGAAGATTGACTACATTCTTGTTATTTATAATATGGTTTACGTTTTCTGACAGTTAACTTTAGtacgggagagagagagagagagaatcggtTTGGTGATCTAGCCAAGCAATCTCAATCTTTCAACCATAATGTCTGATGTGTTTGAAAGCCTTTCATTGTTGTTTGTATGAAAAATCTGGACCTGAAAAGAACAAACTTGCAAGAGAAAACTAGCCTTACAAAAGTTGTAACTTGTGATTATCAATTCAAGCATGATGTATCAAATGGCTAGATTGATAAGCCTAAGCTAGCACTAGTAATCACTACAAAAGAAAAGTCATCTTGATCAGATGGAGAACATCACTCTTCTTCTATACTTATTATACTAAAATGGCAAGCAATCGTTGTTTGTGTctcttccaccagtaggagagCCAACGAAAGTGTGCATAAGGGCATCAACaagaatgagattttttatttcacaaggggAGGAACGGTAATTTTGCACACCCTATTTTGAGCCCAAGGGCCACACAACTAGgaaactttctttttcccatattaccaaaaaaaaaacattttgaatAGATACTATGGTTTCCGTTTTCTAATAGTTAATCTTAgtacagaaaaaagaaaaagaagaaaaaagaatcgaTTGGTGATCTAGCCAAGCAATCCCAATCTTTCATCCGTaattgtaagatcaaacacaaagaaacacgaataataaagagacaatagatccgtacgacacagagatttaacgatgttcacacaccagggtgatgtgctacgtcctcggatgaagaagaagatgattcactatgcagaagagagattacaccctagtagccgcgaggaaaaactcgcactgaaccctagctcgaaaaaccccaaaatacaatgattttctcaataagcaacagtacattatatatactccaaatcgcgggtcaagaattcgagacaaacttaatagtAATATCTAATGTGTTTGAAAGCCTTCCATTGTTTGTACAAAGAATCTAAAGAACAAACTTGCAAGAGAAAACTAGCCTTACAAAAGTTGTAACTTATGACTAGATTGATAGGCCTAAGCTTACACTAGTAATcattatagaaaaaaattaatcttgATCAGATGGAGAAAATCACTCTTTTTCTATACTTGTTGTACTACAATGGAAAGAGATCATTGCCTTTGGCCTTTGAACTAACATGAGAGCCAATGAAAGTGTGCACATGAGCATCAATaagaatgagattttttattttacaaggGAAGGAGCAGTAATTTTAAGCACCACTATGTCTAAGCCCATGGGTCACACGAGGaaactttctttttctcatattaCAAGTACAACATCCTTAGAAAACACAATACTATAAGTaagagtgaaaaataaaaaaaaaaccatggtgAAGAGATACTCTGTCTTTATTGCCCTTTATTGCCATGGGATGTGACGGTAGaattgaaaagataaaaaaggttgtggggttaaaaaaaaaaaagcaataacggaaacaaccaaaagagaaaagaaaagtaaagaaaagggtGAAGAGCCAAGAGGGTTCTTGCGTTGATATcatttaaaactaaaattgacTAAGGAAAATGCTTTGTAAGTTTCAAGTCTTCCAAGGGAAGAATGAACTAGTAGTTTGAAACCAGAAGAGACTCATGGTCTAAACACGAAACACACAAGTCAGAAGTCTTCCCGAGTCTTCCTTGAATTGTCCCCACACCCACCGTGATGTGCTCTTTTCTTTGGCCTTTATCTCAGCCAAGATGAGCCCACAAGCTGTTCAAATAGGCAACGTATAGACGTAGTAGAGCAATATAAGAGAAACTTCCTTCCACCTCAAGGAAGGTTCGAAGGAAAGCACTTAAGAGTTATGGAAGAGTTATGGCTTTGAACTGAGCAGTATGAGCTATAGCTCTAAAAACCCACAATTCTCtggtcctcttcttctcctcttctctctctgttCTGTTCTGTGTGAGAAGCCCAGATGTCTGATTCCACTTTCCAATCCACAAACTCTACAGAAAATGAGTTTGCTGAAGCTCATAATTTTGAATTATCAGATTACCTTCTCTTAGATGCTAACTACACCCATGGAAGCACTTATGATTCTGAATTATCAGAGTATCTTGTTTCAGATGAATGGGTAGAGGGAAATTCTCCTACAGCTATGGCAGCACTTGGGTCATTTCATAATTCCATTCCTTCCATCCCAAAAGTGGTTGATTCCGCCCAAAGTAAGAGTCAACATGGACAGCAGCCCACTTGCAGCAataacagcagcagcagcagcaagcaaGTGTTCTTTAATTAGCTTCTAATAATCTATGAACTTTGTAGCATTTCTTTGTAGTTTTGAATGTTAAATGTTTGTGTTTTTTATCATTAGGAGGTGTGAGGAAGGGAAGAATAAGAAGATGGTTAGAGATAAAGTTGCATTCAAGACAAAATCTGATGTTGATATCATGGATGATGGATTCAGGTGGAGGAAATATGGGAAGAAGATGGTCAAGGACAGCCCAAATCCAAGGTAAATTTCAGGTTAGATCATATTACAGAGGAGATAGCTGAAGTATTTGGATCATCATTCCCTTCGTGTGGGTCTGAtacaaaatgaatataatttctGCAAAAACCTTTGTTTGAAGGGTGAACTCAACCttgtcatttaattttatgattttcaggAATTACTATAGGTGTTCAGTTGATGGTTGTCCAGTAAAGAAGAGGGTAGAACGCGATGCCGAAGATTCGCGGTATGTCATAACAACATATGAGGGTGTCCACAACCATGAAACTCCTCCACTCTGAAGGAATTTTTCCTGAActactttttgttttctttcttcattcacTCATTTCTTCTGGTAGATTAACCAGTTGTGTATTAGAGTAATATTATATAAGTAGTAATCTCACTGTTGCATAGTTCTAAAACTGTAATGGATGATCTATCCATATGAGAAAATACATAAGATTATATTATGTAATATGAAATGGGTTTTtgtaaatttgaattttcaaaatccatGCTTTTAGGGTCAAGTGGATTAGGTCAGTATATATATCCATTTGATATTTCACCAGGTAATAGGGTTAAGAGCTATTAATGGCACAAGATCACAGATCAAAAAAGTTATATGTAAATGTCTCTTACTTCTGCTCTATTTGTTGGTGCTTACACTGCAGCTGTGTGGTTAGGTCTGTGATGACATTATCTGCCAAAAGAACAAAGGGCATCAAGCTGGGCCTGTGGGACTAGCCAGGCCAAATGCTTGAATACCCgttgttagccaaaaaaaaagcgCACCAGGGAGGCATATGGGTTTGTAACAATTGATCATAGAGGACATAGACATCTGTTTTCATTTTCCATGACTTAGGACTCTTTTTTTTATCAGCATAGGTTTTTCAATGGATTGTAGTTGCTGCCAATACCATATTTGGTAAGGCATAAGGCAACCCAAGGCGATGGACAAGGGTAAAAGATTAAGGCGACACTAACAAGGTAGCCGCCTAGGAGACCAAGGAGTCAAGTCATGACTAAGCCGACTAGATGCCTAGGTGCTGCCTAGGTGACACTTTGACAACCTTGGACAATACAACACTGATTCATatctatttcattttcttgatcATGCGCATGAAGAATGTTATGAAGACCTTCCGATTGTAGGCTAGCGGGTCAACAATAAGGCCAAGTTTATCAATGTTAAATGAGAAGATTTAGCGATGTTAAATAGAACAATTTCGGAGTGGGTGTACCAATATTATCTGAATTCATCTCAATTCACATACTCCCCATCCAAATTTGATCCCATATTTGATGAATATTTTtgtggcacaatggttaagttgcactattgcaacaagTTGATTACAGATTCAAAACTTAGAAACAACCTCTTctgtgaagcagggggtaaggttgcgtacacttgccctttttttttttttatttgatgaataTGTGACTCAACGATATATACCTATTATGTCCATGGAGTGAGATCTAATCTTTCACTACAATCAAGAGAAGAAATACAATTCTTACAATTTGATTTCTAAACCCAAGCCCCCTTGGAtatccttctctcctctctgtaCCTTGGCTTTTCACTGCTCATAACTTGGAAGACTTATCTCCTTTTATAAAACTATTATTGGAAGACTATGCCTAAGAAGACTCCACTCTCTTGAAGACTCAAGAATCCACCCTTTGAAGActattatttttggaagactccATTCCTGAAAGAGTACTCCACCCCTTGGAAGACTCTAACTTTGAATGATTTCACTCTCTGGAAGACTTCATCCACTTTCTTTCCTATAAAAGATCTTAATGGACAACCCATCCCCGGCCGTTGACTCAAACCCATCAAACGGTAGTCAAG is a genomic window of Macadamia integrifolia cultivar HAES 741 unplaced genomic scaffold, SCU_Mint_v3 scaffold449, whole genome shotgun sequence containing:
- the LOC122068675 gene encoding probable WRKY transcription factor 50 isoform X1 — protein: MSDSTFQSTNSTENEFAEAHNFELSDYLLLDANYTHGSTYDSELSEYLVSDEWVEGNSPTAMAALGSFHNSIPSIPKVVDSAQSKSQHGQQPTCSNNSSSSSKRCEEGKNKKMVRDKVAFKTKSDVDIMDDGFRWRKYGKKMVKDSPNPRNYYRCSVDGCPVKKRVERDAEDSRYVITTYEGVHNHETPPL
- the LOC122068675 gene encoding probable WRKY transcription factor 50 isoform X2: MSDSTFQSTNSTENEFAEAHNFELSDYLLLDANYTHGSTYDSELSEYLVSDEWVEGNSPTAMAALGSFHNSIPSIPKVVDSAQSKSQHGQQPTCSNNSSSSSKCEEGKNKKMVRDKVAFKTKSDVDIMDDGFRWRKYGKKMVKDSPNPRNYYRCSVDGCPVKKRVERDAEDSRYVITTYEGVHNHETPPL